One stretch of Cottoperca gobio chromosome 18, fCotGob3.1, whole genome shotgun sequence DNA includes these proteins:
- the ccdc149a gene encoding coiled-coil domain-containing protein 149-A isoform X2 gives MQSSKRSESDWQGLVSEFLVCKRKLESKKEALLILSKELDTCQQERDQYQLMANQLRERHQGLKKKYRELIDGDPSLPPEKRNQVNLAQLLRDSRERAKQLAEEVKELTQRLTEAQGDNKLLRMTITRQRLGDEEVGARHFPPHEREDLVHQLERAGLQMEEMEHNMKAVTDELQDVKAERSVFREKTYRLNVELNHVLGNREARIIDVDALCMENKYLHERFSQVQEEVNLLKSNIMKYKTALERRKNSSTFGKAHSSPLTGVLSAKQVQEMLLEEQGCSLPATPQSISDLKSLATALLETIHEKNLVIQHQRHTNRILGNRVADLERKLKTLEVSGLWSLPGTRDNIALNENLQPELHPTRATAQPHMQPPKVASHDLGTDGVSGEDAPALLENLEPLLGVETNGIDSRGGEILMEDGAAFDLEEGRSPVEEAGHEVEGVEDEELGSTVEEGEEAALALGVASTDSDLAWLPMQQASMDHSEVGHHQLRQSQDDASNEHIEASVPESQSTGEWDIVDLRSDACHRDNMA, from the exons ATGCAGTCTTCCAAGAGGAGCGAAAGTGACTGGCAGGGGCTCGTGAGCGAG tTCCTGGTGTGTAAACGGAAGCTGGAGAGTAAGAAAGAGGCTCTGCTCATTCTGTCCAAGGAGCTGGATACCTGCCAGCAGGAGAGAGACCAGTATCAGCTGATGGCCAACCAGCTGAGGGAGCGGCACCAGGGGCTGAAGAAGAAGTACAGGGAACTCATA GATGGTGACCCCTCTTTGCCACCAGAAAAACGCAATCAA GTGAACCTGGCTCAGCTGTTGAGAGACTCGAGGGAACGAGCAAAACAGCTCGCTgaggaggtgaaggagctgACTCAGAGACTTACGGAGGCCCAGGGGGATAACAAG CTCCTGAGGATGACCATCACTCGACAGAGGCTGGGGGATGAGGAGGTGGGGGCACGCCATTTCCCCCCCCATGAACGTGAGGATCTAGTTCACCAGCTAGAGAGAGCAGGGCTGCAG ATGGAGGAGATGGAGCACAACATGAAGGCTGTGacagacgagctgcaggacgtgAAGGCGGAGCGCAGCGTGTTCAGGGAGAAGACCTACAGACTCAACGTGGAGCTCAACCACGTCCTGGGCAACCGTGAGGCCCGGATCATTGATGTTGATGCCCTCTGCATGGAGAACAA GTATTTGCATGAGCGGTTCAGCCAAGTGCAAGAGGAGGTGAACCTGCTGAAATCCAACATCATGAAGTACAAG ACGGCTCTTGAGAGGAGGAAAAACTCGAGCACGTTTGGGAAAGCACACAGCAGTCCGCTCACTGGAGTCCTCTCCGCCAAACAAG TCCAGGAGATGCTGCTGGAAGAGCAGGGCTGCAGCCTGCCGGCCACGCCTCAGTCCATCTCTGACCTCAAGTCCCTGGCCACGGCTCTGCTGGAGACCATCCATGAGAAGAACCTGGTCATCCAGCACCAGAGGCACACCAACag GATCCTTGGAAACAGAGTAGCAGATTTGGAAAGGAAGCTGAAGACGTTGGAGGTTTCAGGGCTGTGGAGTCTTCCAG GGACGCGAGACAACATCGCACTGAATGAAAATCTTCAACCGGAGCTTCATCCGACCCGTGCCACAGCTCAGCCACACATGCAGCCTCCCAAAG TTGCGTCACATGACCTCGGCACAGATGGCGTCAGCGGGGAAGATGCACCTGCACTGCTCGAGAACCTGGAGCCTCTCCTGGGGGTGGAGACGAATGGGATtgacagcagaggaggagaaatcTTGATGGAAGATGGAGCCGCCTTCGACCTGGAGGAGGGGCGGAGTCCAGTGGAAGAGGCGGGGCATGAGGTGGAGGGAGTTGAGGATGAAGAGCTGGGTTCCACggtggaggaaggagaggaggcggCTCTGGCGCTGGGTGTCGCCTCCACTGATTCAGACCTCGCATGGCTTCCAATGCAACAAGCCTCTATGGATCATTCAGAGGTGGGTCATCATCAGCTCCGGCAATCCCAGGACGACGCGTCCAATGAACACATAGAAGCCTCAGTTCCAGAGAGCCAGTCTACAGGGGAGTGGGACATTGTGGATCTGCGCAGTGACGCCTGTCACAGGGACAACATGGCATGA
- the ccdc149a gene encoding coiled-coil domain-containing protein 149-A isoform X1 → MQSSKRSESDWQGLVSEFLVCKRKLESKKEALLILSKELDTCQQERDQYQLMANQLRERHQGLKKKYRELIDGDPSLPPEKRNQVNLAQLLRDSRERAKQLAEEVKELTQRLTEAQGDNKLLRMTITRQRLGDEEVGARHFPPHEREDLVHQLERAGLQMEEMEHNMKAVTDELQDVKAERSVFREKTYRLNVELNHVLGNREARIIDVDALCMENKYLHERFSQVQEEVNLLKSNIMKYKTALERRKNSSTFGKAHSSPLTGVLSAKQVQEMLLEEQGCSLPATPQSISDLKSLATALLETIHEKNLVIQHQRHTNRILGNRVADLERKLKTLEVSGLWSLPGLTYRVSVGIGRTRDNIALNENLQPELHPTRATAQPHMQPPKVASHDLGTDGVSGEDAPALLENLEPLLGVETNGIDSRGGEILMEDGAAFDLEEGRSPVEEAGHEVEGVEDEELGSTVEEGEEAALALGVASTDSDLAWLPMQQASMDHSEVGHHQLRQSQDDASNEHIEASVPESQSTGEWDIVDLRSDACHRDNMA, encoded by the exons ATGCAGTCTTCCAAGAGGAGCGAAAGTGACTGGCAGGGGCTCGTGAGCGAG tTCCTGGTGTGTAAACGGAAGCTGGAGAGTAAGAAAGAGGCTCTGCTCATTCTGTCCAAGGAGCTGGATACCTGCCAGCAGGAGAGAGACCAGTATCAGCTGATGGCCAACCAGCTGAGGGAGCGGCACCAGGGGCTGAAGAAGAAGTACAGGGAACTCATA GATGGTGACCCCTCTTTGCCACCAGAAAAACGCAATCAA GTGAACCTGGCTCAGCTGTTGAGAGACTCGAGGGAACGAGCAAAACAGCTCGCTgaggaggtgaaggagctgACTCAGAGACTTACGGAGGCCCAGGGGGATAACAAG CTCCTGAGGATGACCATCACTCGACAGAGGCTGGGGGATGAGGAGGTGGGGGCACGCCATTTCCCCCCCCATGAACGTGAGGATCTAGTTCACCAGCTAGAGAGAGCAGGGCTGCAG ATGGAGGAGATGGAGCACAACATGAAGGCTGTGacagacgagctgcaggacgtgAAGGCGGAGCGCAGCGTGTTCAGGGAGAAGACCTACAGACTCAACGTGGAGCTCAACCACGTCCTGGGCAACCGTGAGGCCCGGATCATTGATGTTGATGCCCTCTGCATGGAGAACAA GTATTTGCATGAGCGGTTCAGCCAAGTGCAAGAGGAGGTGAACCTGCTGAAATCCAACATCATGAAGTACAAG ACGGCTCTTGAGAGGAGGAAAAACTCGAGCACGTTTGGGAAAGCACACAGCAGTCCGCTCACTGGAGTCCTCTCCGCCAAACAAG TCCAGGAGATGCTGCTGGAAGAGCAGGGCTGCAGCCTGCCGGCCACGCCTCAGTCCATCTCTGACCTCAAGTCCCTGGCCACGGCTCTGCTGGAGACCATCCATGAGAAGAACCTGGTCATCCAGCACCAGAGGCACACCAACag GATCCTTGGAAACAGAGTAGCAGATTTGGAAAGGAAGCTGAAGACGTTGGAGGTTTCAGGGCTGTGGAGTCTTCCAG GCTTGACCTACCGCGTATCTGTGGGAATTGGGA GGACGCGAGACAACATCGCACTGAATGAAAATCTTCAACCGGAGCTTCATCCGACCCGTGCCACAGCTCAGCCACACATGCAGCCTCCCAAAG TTGCGTCACATGACCTCGGCACAGATGGCGTCAGCGGGGAAGATGCACCTGCACTGCTCGAGAACCTGGAGCCTCTCCTGGGGGTGGAGACGAATGGGATtgacagcagaggaggagaaatcTTGATGGAAGATGGAGCCGCCTTCGACCTGGAGGAGGGGCGGAGTCCAGTGGAAGAGGCGGGGCATGAGGTGGAGGGAGTTGAGGATGAAGAGCTGGGTTCCACggtggaggaaggagaggaggcggCTCTGGCGCTGGGTGTCGCCTCCACTGATTCAGACCTCGCATGGCTTCCAATGCAACAAGCCTCTATGGATCATTCAGAGGTGGGTCATCATCAGCTCCGGCAATCCCAGGACGACGCGTCCAATGAACACATAGAAGCCTCAGTTCCAGAGAGCCAGTCTACAGGGGAGTGGGACATTGTGGATCTGCGCAGTGACGCCTGTCACAGGGACAACATGGCATGA
- the LOC115023846 gene encoding leucine-rich repeat LGI family member 2-like isoform X1 has translation MVTPLCHQKNAIKLLNSNSLTTVQDDAFSGLSHLEYLFIESNKMETASSNAFRGLRDLTHLSLANNNIKALPRDVFIDLDSLIELDLRGNAFECDCRAKWLMTWLKNTNATVSDVVCAGPEDMKDKRLNDMNSLHNECISTDFVLHQSVASESLSVDTFSYKNDVYVTIAAPSAESCMVFQWDHIEMNFRTYDNITGQSIVGCKSVVIQDQVFVIVAQLFGGSHIYKFDEDQSRFSKFQDIEVSKISKPNDIEVFQIGSDWFFVIADSSKAGLSTLYKWNDKGFYSYQSLHEWYRDTDAEFLDLDGKAHLILASRSQVPVIYQWSRSNQKFVLQGEIPHMEDVVAVKHFRIKEELYLAMTRYIGDSKILRWGTKQFAEVQALPSRGSMILQPFSFKERYYLALGSDYTFSQIYLWDDENKLFDRFKEVYIQAPRSFTVVSTDRRDFIFTSSFKGNTQIFEHIIIDLSL, from the exons ATGGTGACCCCTCTTTGCCACCAGAAAAACGCAATCAA GCTTTTGAATTCCAATTCTCTTACAACAGTACAAGATGATGCGTTCTCAGGCCTTTCACATCTGGAGTATCT GTTCATTGAGAGCAATAAGATGGAGACTGCATCCAGTAATGCGTTCAGAGGACTCAGGGACTTGACTCACTT GTCTTTggcaaacaacaacattaaagcGTTGCCCAGGGACGTCTTCATTGACCTGGACTCACTGATAGAGCT GGACCTGCGAGGCAATGCCTTTGAATGTGACTGCCGTGCTAAGTGGCTGATGACGTGGCTGAAGAACACCAACGCCACAGTGTCGGATGTCGTGTGTGCTGGACCAGAGGACATGAAGGACAAGCGCCTCAATGATATGAACAGTCTGCACAACGAATGCATTTCAACGG ATTTCGTCCTCCATCAGTCCGTGGCATCTGAGTCTCTGTCTGTGGACACGTTCAGCTATAAGAACGATGTCTACGTGACGATCGCTGCTCCCAGCGCAGAGAGCTGTATGGTTTTCCAATGGGACCACATAGAAATGAACTTCAGGACTTATGATAACATCACAG GTCAGTCCATTGTGGGCTGCAAGTCAGTTGTCATCCAGGACCAGGTGTTTGTCATCGTGGCTCAGCTCTTTGGTGGTTCCCACATCTACAAGTTTGATGAGGACCAAAGCAGGTTCAGCAAGTTTCAGGACATTGAGGTGTCCAAGATCTCCAAGCCCAATGACATTGAAGTATTCCAGATCGGCTCTGACTGGTTCTTTGTGATTGCTGACAGTTCAAAAGCCGGCCTGTCCACCCTCTACAAGTGGAACGATAAGGGCTTTTATTCATACCAGTCGCTGCATGAGTGGTACCGCGACACAGATGCAGAGTTCCTGGACTTGGATGGGAAGGCCCACCTTATCTTGGCAAGCCGCTCACAGGTGCCTGTGATCTACCAGTGGAGTCGGAGCAACCAGAAGTTTGTCCTTCAGGGCGAGATCCCTCACATGGAGGACGTTGTAGCTGTAAAGCACTTCCGGATCAAGGAGGAACTCTACCTGGCTATGACGCGCTATATTGGTGACTCCAAAATCCTGCGTTGGGGTACCAAACAGTTTGCCGAGGTCCAGGCCTTGCCATCACGAGGCTCCATGATCCTCCAACCGTTTTCCTTCAAAGAGCGTTACTATCTGGCGTTGGGAAGCGATTACACCTTCTCGCAGATCTACCTGTGGGATGATGAGAACAAACTCTTTGACCGCTTCAAGGAGGTGTACATCCAGGCTCCGCGCTCCTTCACTGTGGTTTCCACTGACCGCAGGGACTTCATCTTCACCTCCAGCTTcaagggaaacacacagatctttgaacacatcatcattGACTTGAGCTTGTGA
- the LOC115023846 gene encoding leucine-rich repeat LGI family member 2-like isoform X3, giving the protein METASSNAFRGLRDLTHLSLANNNIKALPRDVFIDLDSLIELDLRGNAFECDCRAKWLMTWLKNTNATVSDVVCAGPEDMKDKRLNDMNSLHNECISTDFVLHQSVASESLSVDTFSYKNDVYVTIAAPSAESCMVFQWDHIEMNFRTYDNITGQSIVGCKSVVIQDQVFVIVAQLFGGSHIYKFDEDQSRFSKFQDIEVSKISKPNDIEVFQIGSDWFFVIADSSKAGLSTLYKWNDKGFYSYQSLHEWYRDTDAEFLDLDGKAHLILASRSQVPVIYQWSRSNQKFVLQGEIPHMEDVVAVKHFRIKEELYLAMTRYIGDSKILRWGTKQFAEVQALPSRGSMILQPFSFKERYYLALGSDYTFSQIYLWDDENKLFDRFKEVYIQAPRSFTVVSTDRRDFIFTSSFKGNTQIFEHIIIDLSL; this is encoded by the exons ATGGAGACTGCATCCAGTAATGCGTTCAGAGGACTCAGGGACTTGACTCACTT GTCTTTggcaaacaacaacattaaagcGTTGCCCAGGGACGTCTTCATTGACCTGGACTCACTGATAGAGCT GGACCTGCGAGGCAATGCCTTTGAATGTGACTGCCGTGCTAAGTGGCTGATGACGTGGCTGAAGAACACCAACGCCACAGTGTCGGATGTCGTGTGTGCTGGACCAGAGGACATGAAGGACAAGCGCCTCAATGATATGAACAGTCTGCACAACGAATGCATTTCAACGG ATTTCGTCCTCCATCAGTCCGTGGCATCTGAGTCTCTGTCTGTGGACACGTTCAGCTATAAGAACGATGTCTACGTGACGATCGCTGCTCCCAGCGCAGAGAGCTGTATGGTTTTCCAATGGGACCACATAGAAATGAACTTCAGGACTTATGATAACATCACAG GTCAGTCCATTGTGGGCTGCAAGTCAGTTGTCATCCAGGACCAGGTGTTTGTCATCGTGGCTCAGCTCTTTGGTGGTTCCCACATCTACAAGTTTGATGAGGACCAAAGCAGGTTCAGCAAGTTTCAGGACATTGAGGTGTCCAAGATCTCCAAGCCCAATGACATTGAAGTATTCCAGATCGGCTCTGACTGGTTCTTTGTGATTGCTGACAGTTCAAAAGCCGGCCTGTCCACCCTCTACAAGTGGAACGATAAGGGCTTTTATTCATACCAGTCGCTGCATGAGTGGTACCGCGACACAGATGCAGAGTTCCTGGACTTGGATGGGAAGGCCCACCTTATCTTGGCAAGCCGCTCACAGGTGCCTGTGATCTACCAGTGGAGTCGGAGCAACCAGAAGTTTGTCCTTCAGGGCGAGATCCCTCACATGGAGGACGTTGTAGCTGTAAAGCACTTCCGGATCAAGGAGGAACTCTACCTGGCTATGACGCGCTATATTGGTGACTCCAAAATCCTGCGTTGGGGTACCAAACAGTTTGCCGAGGTCCAGGCCTTGCCATCACGAGGCTCCATGATCCTCCAACCGTTTTCCTTCAAAGAGCGTTACTATCTGGCGTTGGGAAGCGATTACACCTTCTCGCAGATCTACCTGTGGGATGATGAGAACAAACTCTTTGACCGCTTCAAGGAGGTGTACATCCAGGCTCCGCGCTCCTTCACTGTGGTTTCCACTGACCGCAGGGACTTCATCTTCACCTCCAGCTTcaagggaaacacacagatctttgaacacatcatcattGACTTGAGCTTGTGA
- the LOC115023846 gene encoding leucine-rich repeat LGI family member 2-like isoform X2, which yields MVTPLCHQKNAIKFIESNKMETASSNAFRGLRDLTHLSLANNNIKALPRDVFIDLDSLIELDLRGNAFECDCRAKWLMTWLKNTNATVSDVVCAGPEDMKDKRLNDMNSLHNECISTDFVLHQSVASESLSVDTFSYKNDVYVTIAAPSAESCMVFQWDHIEMNFRTYDNITGQSIVGCKSVVIQDQVFVIVAQLFGGSHIYKFDEDQSRFSKFQDIEVSKISKPNDIEVFQIGSDWFFVIADSSKAGLSTLYKWNDKGFYSYQSLHEWYRDTDAEFLDLDGKAHLILASRSQVPVIYQWSRSNQKFVLQGEIPHMEDVVAVKHFRIKEELYLAMTRYIGDSKILRWGTKQFAEVQALPSRGSMILQPFSFKERYYLALGSDYTFSQIYLWDDENKLFDRFKEVYIQAPRSFTVVSTDRRDFIFTSSFKGNTQIFEHIIIDLSL from the exons ATGGTGACCCCTCTTTGCCACCAGAAAAACGCAATCAA GTTCATTGAGAGCAATAAGATGGAGACTGCATCCAGTAATGCGTTCAGAGGACTCAGGGACTTGACTCACTT GTCTTTggcaaacaacaacattaaagcGTTGCCCAGGGACGTCTTCATTGACCTGGACTCACTGATAGAGCT GGACCTGCGAGGCAATGCCTTTGAATGTGACTGCCGTGCTAAGTGGCTGATGACGTGGCTGAAGAACACCAACGCCACAGTGTCGGATGTCGTGTGTGCTGGACCAGAGGACATGAAGGACAAGCGCCTCAATGATATGAACAGTCTGCACAACGAATGCATTTCAACGG ATTTCGTCCTCCATCAGTCCGTGGCATCTGAGTCTCTGTCTGTGGACACGTTCAGCTATAAGAACGATGTCTACGTGACGATCGCTGCTCCCAGCGCAGAGAGCTGTATGGTTTTCCAATGGGACCACATAGAAATGAACTTCAGGACTTATGATAACATCACAG GTCAGTCCATTGTGGGCTGCAAGTCAGTTGTCATCCAGGACCAGGTGTTTGTCATCGTGGCTCAGCTCTTTGGTGGTTCCCACATCTACAAGTTTGATGAGGACCAAAGCAGGTTCAGCAAGTTTCAGGACATTGAGGTGTCCAAGATCTCCAAGCCCAATGACATTGAAGTATTCCAGATCGGCTCTGACTGGTTCTTTGTGATTGCTGACAGTTCAAAAGCCGGCCTGTCCACCCTCTACAAGTGGAACGATAAGGGCTTTTATTCATACCAGTCGCTGCATGAGTGGTACCGCGACACAGATGCAGAGTTCCTGGACTTGGATGGGAAGGCCCACCTTATCTTGGCAAGCCGCTCACAGGTGCCTGTGATCTACCAGTGGAGTCGGAGCAACCAGAAGTTTGTCCTTCAGGGCGAGATCCCTCACATGGAGGACGTTGTAGCTGTAAAGCACTTCCGGATCAAGGAGGAACTCTACCTGGCTATGACGCGCTATATTGGTGACTCCAAAATCCTGCGTTGGGGTACCAAACAGTTTGCCGAGGTCCAGGCCTTGCCATCACGAGGCTCCATGATCCTCCAACCGTTTTCCTTCAAAGAGCGTTACTATCTGGCGTTGGGAAGCGATTACACCTTCTCGCAGATCTACCTGTGGGATGATGAGAACAAACTCTTTGACCGCTTCAAGGAGGTGTACATCCAGGCTCCGCGCTCCTTCACTGTGGTTTCCACTGACCGCAGGGACTTCATCTTCACCTCCAGCTTcaagggaaacacacagatctttgaacacatcatcattGACTTGAGCTTGTGA